From the Osmerus eperlanus chromosome 21, fOsmEpe2.1, whole genome shotgun sequence genome, one window contains:
- the LOC134007699 gene encoding collagen alpha-1(VIII) chain-like encodes MPYLSAHLLVVALQLCVLNHVHGGAYYGHKQHPQQHQPLPQLPHLPLGNDGLPQQPYLGKEMPHAPYGKEMPIMPQYRKELPQLPYMGKERQPTEGKGETYPRGNKGPPPGEGPPPEGPPGVQGPPGPQGPPGLPGHGMPGPQGKPGPPGPQGYPGIGKPGFPGIPGKSGGPGLPGPKGELGPGGGDGQIGLPGPSGLPGPPGLPGIAKPGGQGLPGQPGPRGEPGHKGLPGIPGLPGPKGDKGIGLPGLPGLKGPGGPPGPSGQGGLPGVGKPGLNGLPGAPGGPGKPGPPGEPGLAGPPGEGGETGPSGLPGVGKPGPDGLPGQQGFPGGKGEKGPPGFPGGPGLPGYGKPGYPGPKGEKGHGGFPGLPGPKGDKGHVGLPGIIGPPGPNGPPGLPGPIGPPGGLGFPGPKGEGGAGGPKGPPGPIGESGPQGLPGQPGLPGEGGQPGPRGLPGPLGPKGDNGHKGLPGLPGAPGLPGPRGEGGQPGEKGYQGPKGIPGLTGPGGPIGPPGLPGPKGELGPPGKPGYPGEGKPGVPGPLGPPGKPGISGPSGQPGQRGQPGPPGPPGPPAHPPSLGQILPEVGPGLNGQKPGGYKKPKPEFGGRNGLEMPAFTAKLMKPFPPVGSPVVFDQLLYNGNQNYNPQNGVFTCSIPGIYYFAYHVHCKGANIWVALMRNNEPVMYTYDEYKKGFLDQASGSAVLPLQQGDTVHVQLPSDQAAGLYAGQYVHSSFSGYLLYPM; translated from the exons ATGCCCTACCTGTCTGCTCACCTCCTGGTGGTGGCACTTCAGCTGTGTGTTCTAAACCATGTCCATGGGGGGGCATACTATGGGCACAAACAGCATCCTCAACAACACCAACCCTTGCCACAGTTACCTCATCTGCCACTTGGTAACGATGGCCTGCCACAACAACCATATTTGGGAAAGGAGATGCCACATGCACCATATGGAAAAGAGATGCCAATAATGCCCCAGTATAGGAAGGAGCTTCCCCAACTGCCATACATGGGCAAAGAAAGGCAGCCAACTGAGGGCAAAG GTGAGACTTATCCCAGAGGTAATAAGGGTCCTCCTCCAGGAGAAGGTCCTCCACCTGAGGGACCCCCAGGAGTTCAGGGTCCTCCCGGACCTCAGGGCCCACCTGGGTTGCCTGGCCACGGAATGCCCGGACCTCAGGGAAAGCCAGGCCCTCCTGGTCCTCAAGGCTATCCTGGTATAGGAAAACCTGGATTTCCTGGGATACCTGGCAAATCTGGAGGACCGGGTTTACCTGGCCCAAAGGGTGAGCTGGGACCTGGCGGGGGTGATGGACAAATTGGGTTGCCTGGTCCATCTGGTCTCCCCGGgcccccaggcctgccaggtatTGCGAAGCCAGGGGGCCAGGGACTTCCAGGGCAACCTGGGCCCCGAGGGGAACCTGGACATAAAGGTCTTCCTGGAATCCCCGGCCTGCCTGGGCCAAAAGGAGACAAAGGGATTGGTTTACCTGGATTGCCAGGCTTGAAAGGGCCCGGTGGACCCCCAGGACCTTCAGGTCAAGGGGGCCTTCCAGGGGTTGGAAAACCAGGTTTGAATGGACTACCAGGAGCACCAGGTGGACCAGGTAAACCTGGCCCTCCAGGAGAACCAGGATTGGCAGGGCCaccaggtgaaggaggagaaacaggaccATCTGGTCTTCCAGGTGTTGGCAAGCCTGGACCAGATGGTCTACCTGGTCAACAAGGATTTCCAGGAGGAAAAGGGGAGAAAGGCCCACCAGGTTTTCCAGGGGGGCCAGGTTTACCTGGCTATGGAAAACCAGGATATCCCGGGCCAAAAGGTGAGAAAGGACACGGTGGTTTTCCTGGTCTTCCGGGTCCAAAAGGTGACAAAGGTCATGTAGGTCTTCCAGGAATTATTGGTCCTCCAGGGCCCAACGGGCCCCCAGGCTTACCAGGTCCTATAGGACCACCTGGGGGACTTGGTTTTCCCGGGCCTAAAGGAGAAGGTGGAGCTGGGGGGCCAAAAGGGCCACCAGGTCCTATTGGTGAGTCAGGGCCTCAAGGACTTCCAGGACAACCAGGTTTACCAGGGGAGGGTGGGCAACCTGGACCAAGAGGGCTACCAGGGCCACTTGGCCCAAAAGGGGATAATGGACACAAAGGTTTGCCAGGTCTGCCGGGTGCTCCAGGGTTACCTGGACCGAGAGGTGAAGGTGGACAACCTGGTGAAAAAGGTTACCAGGGACCCAAGGGAATTCCAGGACTCACAGGTCCAGGGGGACCAATTGGACCTCCTGGTCTTCCTGGGCCAAAAGGTGAACTTGGTCCACCAGGCAAACCAGGCTACCCAGGTGAGGGGAAACCTGGAGTTCCAGGCCCTTTAGGTCCTCCAGGTAAACCTGGCATTAGTGGTCCTTCTGGCCAGCCTGGACAACGAGGACAGCCAGGTCCTCCAGGCCCTCCTGGCCCCCCTGCTCATCCACCTAGTCTTGGACAAATTCTCCCTGAAGTGGGTCCAGGTCTAAACGGTCAGAAACCAGGTGGTTATAAGAAACCAAAGCCTGAATTTGGTGGAAGAAATGGCCTGGAGATGCCTGCCTTTACGGCTAAGCTCATGAAGCCATTCCCTCCTGTTGGCTCACCTGTTGTCTTTGATCAACTTCTCTACAATGGGAACCAGAACTACAACCCCCAGAATGGGGTCTTCACCTGTAGCATACCAGGAATCTACTACTTTGCTTACCATGTGCACTGCAAAGGAGCCAATATCTGGGTAGCTCTGATGAGGAACAATGAGCCAGTGATGTACACATATGATGAGTACAAAAAGGGCTTCCTCGATCAGGCATCTGGGAGTGCTGTACTCCCCTTACAGCAAGGAGACACTGTGCATGTACAGCTTCCTTCTGACCAGGCCGCAGGACTTTATGCCGGTCAATATGTCCACTCATCTTTCTCTGGATATTTATTATACCCAATGTAA